From one Formosa sediminum genomic stretch:
- a CDS encoding rhomboid family intramembrane serine protease, translating into MKAQEHFKFSNGVIAYPLAFVLLLWYVFWFEVETHSFFNAHGIYPRTLSGLQGVLFSPFIHSGISHLYHNSIPLFVLSMALFYFYRPIAWQVLGYGILVSGFLTWCIGRPSYHIGASGLIYVLVSFIFFKGVFAKHYRLVALSLLVVFLYGSMIWYVLPVKEGVSWEGHLSGLITGFLFALIFKKSIAKPKQFAWEKDDYNEADDAFLKHFDADGNFIEHITIDEKEEELEKDETHALKQKITYRYIFKENTEAD; encoded by the coding sequence ATGAAGGCACAAGAACATTTTAAATTCTCTAATGGCGTAATAGCCTATCCTTTAGCCTTTGTTTTATTGCTTTGGTATGTGTTTTGGTTTGAGGTAGAAACCCATAGTTTTTTTAATGCTCATGGTATTTACCCGCGGACATTATCTGGTTTGCAAGGTGTTTTATTTAGTCCGTTTATTCATTCAGGAATATCTCATCTTTACCATAATTCTATCCCTTTATTTGTGCTTAGTATGGCGCTATTTTATTTTTATAGACCCATTGCATGGCAAGTGTTAGGGTATGGCATTCTAGTATCAGGATTTTTAACTTGGTGTATTGGTAGGCCTTCTTACCATATTGGAGCCAGTGGTTTAATTTATGTCTTAGTAAGTTTTATATTTTTTAAAGGTGTTTTTGCTAAACATTATAGACTTGTTGCATTATCTCTTTTGGTGGTGTTCTTGTATGGGAGTATGATTTGGTATGTTTTACCTGTAAAAGAGGGAGTGTCTTGGGAAGGTCATTTGTCGGGTTTAATAACAGGTTTTTTATTTGCTTTAATATTTAAAAAATCAATAGCGAAGCCTAAACAATTTGCTTGGGAAAAAGATGATTATAATGAAGCAGATGATGCATTTTTAAAACATTTTGATGCTGATGGGAATTTTATAGAACATATAACAATTGATGAGAAAGAGGAGGAATTAGAAAAAGATGAAACACACGCGTTAAAACAAAAAATTACGTATCGCTACATCTTTAAAGAAAATACAGAAGCGGATTAG
- a CDS encoding RagB/SusD family nutrient uptake outer membrane protein — MRNITYIYKIVTIVTLMFTIGSCTTEDLDPSLEQNKSVEDGINSINNISGLMLGAYEYLTESGYYGRDYIINNEVRTDNCFSNGNSGRFTTEASFAYNANTGFFYDEAYEAISIANVIIAQDITALATDDSELEEGYHLQGEAYALRALVHFDLLKQYGQMNTGGTLGIPYVTEYKGDDLYPSRDTYESNVTSIMADLQTAFDMMSDNYYDSSKITMSKYTAKAIESRVAIYFEMWSDAIAASEAVINSGLYSIISADNYVSSWSAGSQSNSIFELAYTSSDNLGSNSLGFIYRLGDSGSYGDVQVLDEVIEIFEEGDVRADILGYEGIMLRNLYKYPDINGSDNIPLVRYEEIILNYAEALYETNGGGLEQINSIRTNRGLGSLSTITKDIILDERRKELMFEGFRFDDLMRTGQDIEKTSLQQNFTSTISYGDYRLAYPIPQNDIDTNANMVQNDGY; from the coding sequence ATGAGAAATATAACATACATATATAAAATAGTGACAATAGTAACCTTAATGTTTACTATAGGTTCATGTACAACAGAAGACTTAGATCCTTCTTTAGAACAAAATAAATCTGTTGAAGATGGTATTAACTCTATAAATAATATTTCAGGATTAATGCTAGGTGCTTACGAATACTTAACAGAAAGCGGCTATTACGGTAGAGATTACATCATAAATAACGAAGTTAGAACAGACAACTGTTTTTCTAACGGTAACTCTGGACGTTTTACAACTGAAGCTTCTTTTGCATATAACGCAAATACAGGATTCTTTTATGACGAAGCTTACGAAGCTATTTCTATTGCAAACGTAATAATTGCTCAAGATATCACTGCTTTAGCAACAGACGATAGTGAACTAGAAGAAGGATACCACTTACAAGGAGAAGCTTATGCATTAAGAGCGTTAGTTCATTTTGATTTACTAAAACAATACGGACAAATGAATACCGGGGGAACTTTAGGTATTCCTTATGTAACCGAATATAAAGGAGACGATTTATACCCAAGCAGAGACACCTACGAGTCTAATGTAACTTCTATAATGGCAGACTTACAAACTGCTTTTGATATGATGAGCGACAATTACTACGACTCTTCTAAAATTACGATGTCTAAATATACTGCTAAAGCAATAGAATCTAGAGTGGCTATTTACTTTGAAATGTGGAGTGATGCTATTGCGGCCTCAGAAGCTGTTATTAATTCAGGTTTATATAGTATAATTAGTGCAGACAATTATGTTAGCTCATGGTCTGCCGGTAGCCAATCTAATTCAATTTTCGAATTGGCTTACACAAGTTCAGATAACTTAGGTAGTAATAGTTTAGGATTTATTTACAGACTTGGAGATAGCGGTAGTTATGGTGATGTACAAGTATTAGACGAGGTAATTGAGATATTTGAAGAAGGCGATGTTAGAGCAGATATTCTAGGATACGAAGGCATTATGCTTCGTAACTTATACAAATATCCAGATATTAATGGTTCAGACAATATCCCTCTTGTACGTTATGAAGAAATTATTTTAAACTATGCTGAAGCCTTATACGAAACTAATGGAGGTGGGTTAGAACAAATCAACTCAATTAGAACAAATAGAGGTCTTGGTAGTTTAAGCACTATCACTAAAGATATTATTTTAGATGAACGCCGTAAAGAATTAATGTTTGAAGGTTTTAGGTTTGACGATTTAATGCGTACAGGTCAAGACATCGAAAAAACATCTTTACAACAAAACTTTACATCTACAATTAGTTATGGGGATTATCGTTTAGCATATCCAATTCCACAAAACGATATAGACACCAATGCAAATATGGTACAAAATGACGGATACTAA
- a CDS encoding SusC/RagA family TonB-linked outer membrane protein yields MKKKLLSVLTLFLLVAQIIHAQQKTITGIVTGSDELPLPGTTIMVKGSTSGTSTDFDGKYSITASPGEIITFSFVGFKKQEKLVGTSSIINVTLEEDASALDEIVLMGYTKTSRTELTGSTVQLDNAVFEQVPVSTIDQVLQGKVAGLSFNVNSGTPGSTTDIRIRGRSSLTAGNEPLYVIDGVPVSSTAANSTTSGSSFSPLASINSNNVESITVLKDASATAAYGARGANGVIVITTKSGKSGKTQFNFNSSYGFSNDAVDGPQVLTGAEREILFYEGVFNTYGETYGFDLDGAQAFSEANNLDGGVYTAWNAAGRPEANWGDVITNKDAPLMEYNLSASGGDETYSFFTSVGYYDQEATVIGSDFERFTGQVNLSKDFSDKITFSTRNSGSYSYQDGLLETSAYFSSPRAVKFFMPSTDQPYDDEGNINLNTSLPNPLLIAQEDIDDSKFTRISSNNSLKWELPIPNLTFNTTVAIDLQLYSYKRYRNRIDGDGASTNGYGWQANSTRTNYVFQNNLDYLLNINDDHSLDFKVLQEYQKNRYNYLEADAENFADDGLTNLNSAGTPTTANSYFTDWAIASYTGLMHYSGYQGKYVFDTTIRREGNSRFDSDNRWGTFWSVGAAWNVHKEAFLADSSWLSTLKLRASYGLTGNADIDINQYQSLLGYDGDYNGSSAIYLETFGAEGLSWETSKAVDFGVDLGFFNNRFTTTIAYYNRRTEDMLLEVDLPFTSGFEEQTANVGEMENKGFEFEFNAEILRSENVFISIGGNLATNENKVVKMYEDNSGEETVISGTTQRVESGHPAYGWYMVTSAGVDTQTGEELYYIDGKGSETTTVYTEANQVWQGGSALPTFTAGFNLNIEAYNFFLNVSSYYAGGHKVYEDWARYTNGTDLYTTLYYQGVDAILDRWQQPGDETRFGKMTYSTTPWQQNSKFLYDGDYFRIKDITFGYNLPDSVNSIVGLQSARVFVRATNPYTWVKSDYLKYDPEISADGYTGLETPPTKSLIFGVNINF; encoded by the coding sequence ATGAAAAAAAAATTACTCAGTGTTTTAACACTTTTTCTACTTGTTGCGCAAATAATCCATGCACAACAAAAAACAATTACAGGTATTGTAACAGGATCAGATGAATTACCGCTGCCAGGAACAACCATTATGGTTAAAGGTTCTACGTCTGGAACATCAACAGATTTCGATGGAAAGTATTCTATTACTGCATCTCCTGGAGAAATCATAACATTTAGTTTTGTTGGCTTTAAAAAACAAGAAAAATTAGTTGGTACTTCAAGTATAATTAATGTTACTTTAGAAGAAGATGCTTCTGCTCTTGATGAAATTGTACTTATGGGTTATACCAAGACCAGCCGTACAGAACTTACAGGTTCTACAGTACAGTTAGATAATGCTGTTTTTGAACAAGTTCCAGTATCAACTATAGATCAAGTGCTTCAAGGAAAAGTTGCAGGTTTATCTTTTAACGTTAATTCTGGAACTCCAGGATCCACTACAGATATTAGAATTCGAGGTAGAAGTTCATTAACAGCAGGTAACGAACCTTTATATGTTATAGACGGTGTTCCTGTATCTAGTACGGCAGCAAATAGCACGACTTCAGGTTCTTCTTTTTCTCCTTTAGCATCTATTAACTCTAATAATGTTGAAAGTATTACTGTACTAAAGGATGCTTCTGCAACTGCCGCATACGGAGCTAGAGGAGCTAATGGTGTAATTGTTATCACAACTAAAAGTGGTAAATCCGGAAAAACACAATTCAATTTTAATTCCTCTTACGGTTTTTCTAACGACGCTGTAGATGGCCCACAAGTGCTTACAGGGGCTGAAAGAGAAATATTATTTTACGAAGGTGTTTTCAATACATACGGAGAAACTTATGGATTTGACTTAGATGGTGCCCAAGCTTTTAGTGAAGCTAACAATTTAGACGGAGGTGTTTATACTGCATGGAATGCAGCAGGCAGACCAGAAGCAAATTGGGGAGATGTTATTACCAATAAAGACGCCCCTTTAATGGAGTATAACTTATCTGCAAGTGGAGGTGACGAAACGTATTCATTCTTTACTTCTGTTGGGTATTACGATCAAGAAGCAACAGTAATTGGTTCTGACTTTGAAAGGTTTACTGGACAAGTTAACTTATCAAAAGATTTTTCAGACAAGATTACATTCTCAACAAGAAACTCTGGATCTTATTCATACCAAGATGGTTTACTTGAAACAAGCGCCTATTTTTCGTCTCCAAGAGCTGTAAAATTCTTTATGCCATCTACAGATCAACCTTATGACGATGAAGGAAATATTAATTTAAACACATCGCTACCAAACCCACTTTTAATTGCTCAGGAAGATATAGATGATTCTAAATTCACTAGAATTTCTTCTAACAACTCACTTAAGTGGGAATTACCAATACCTAACTTAACATTTAATACTACTGTAGCTATAGATTTACAACTTTACAGCTATAAAAGATACCGTAATAGAATTGATGGTGATGGAGCTTCTACAAATGGATACGGATGGCAAGCAAATAGTACGAGAACTAATTATGTATTCCAAAATAATTTAGATTATTTATTGAATATTAATGATGATCATAGTTTAGATTTTAAAGTATTACAAGAATATCAAAAAAACAGATATAACTATCTTGAAGCCGATGCTGAAAATTTCGCAGACGACGGTTTAACAAATTTAAACTCTGCTGGTACACCAACAACTGCAAATTCTTATTTTACAGATTGGGCTATCGCGTCTTATACAGGTTTAATGCACTACAGTGGATATCAAGGAAAATATGTGTTTGATACTACAATTCGTAGAGAAGGAAATTCAAGATTCGATTCAGATAACAGATGGGGAACTTTTTGGTCTGTAGGTGCTGCATGGAACGTTCACAAAGAAGCATTCTTAGCAGACTCTTCATGGTTAAGTACATTAAAACTTAGAGCGTCTTATGGTTTAACTGGAAATGCAGATATTGATATAAACCAATACCAATCACTTCTTGGATATGATGGTGATTATAATGGAAGTTCTGCCATTTACTTAGAGACCTTCGGAGCGGAAGGTTTATCATGGGAAACTTCTAAAGCTGTAGATTTTGGTGTAGATCTAGGATTTTTTAATAATAGATTTACAACTACGATTGCTTACTATAACAGAAGAACAGAAGACATGCTACTAGAAGTAGATTTACCTTTTACATCTGGGTTCGAGGAACAAACTGCTAATGTTGGAGAAATGGAAAACAAAGGTTTTGAATTTGAATTTAATGCAGAAATATTACGTTCAGAAAATGTATTTATTTCAATTGGAGGAAACCTTGCTACAAACGAAAATAAGGTTGTTAAAATGTACGAAGACAACTCTGGGGAAGAAACTGTTATAAGTGGTACAACACAAAGAGTCGAGTCTGGACATCCTGCTTACGGATGGTACATGGTAACTTCTGCAGGTGTAGACACTCAAACAGGTGAAGAATTATATTATATAGACGGAAAAGGAAGCGAAACTACAACTGTTTACACAGAGGCAAATCAAGTTTGGCAAGGCGGTAGTGCTTTACCTACATTTACAGCAGGTTTTAATTTAAATATTGAAGCTTACAATTTCTTCTTAAACGTATCTTCATATTATGCAGGAGGCCACAAAGTTTACGAAGATTGGGCGAGATATACTAATGGTACAGATCTATATACAACGCTTTACTACCAAGGTGTAGATGCTATTTTAGATAGATGGCAACAACCAGGTGACGAAACACGTTTTGGTAAAATGACTTACTCTACCACGCCTTGGCAACAAAACAGCAAATTCTTATATGATGGAGACTATTTCAGAATTAAAGATATTACGTTTGGTTACAACCTGCCAGACTCTGTAAATTCTATTGTAGGGTTACAATCTGCTCGTGTTTTTGTTAGAGCTACCAATCCGTACACATGGGTTAAGAGTGATTATTTAAAGTATGACCCTGAAATAAGTGCAGACGGATATACTGGTTTAGAAACGCCTCCAACCAAATCATTAATTTTTGGTGTAAACATTAATTTTTAA
- the rlmB gene encoding 23S rRNA (guanosine(2251)-2'-O)-methyltransferase RlmB has protein sequence MEKETQIFGIRAVIEAIQSGENIDKVFVQKGLKGELSHELESVLRKQRINFSYVPVEKLNKLSPKNHQGVVAQIAPITFWDIEELVTKVTESGKTPLFLLLDQLSDVRNFGAIIRTAECTGVDGIIIQKKGGAPVNGDTIKTSAGAVFKMPICKVDHIKDAMFYMQASGIKVIAATEKTDNLMYDVSFKESCAIIMGSEGKGINPSVLKLVDEKAKLPLLGEIGSLNVSVACGAFLYEALRQRR, from the coding sequence ATGGAAAAAGAGACTCAAATTTTTGGTATTCGTGCAGTGATAGAAGCTATTCAATCTGGAGAAAATATAGATAAAGTATTTGTGCAAAAAGGGTTGAAAGGAGAATTATCTCATGAACTAGAAAGTGTATTACGTAAACAACGCATAAACTTCTCTTATGTTCCTGTTGAAAAACTAAACAAATTATCACCTAAAAACCATCAAGGAGTTGTAGCACAAATTGCTCCAATTACGTTTTGGGATATAGAAGAGTTAGTTACAAAAGTTACAGAATCAGGAAAGACTCCACTCTTTCTACTTTTAGATCAATTAAGTGATGTAAGAAATTTTGGAGCTATAATACGTACAGCAGAATGTACAGGTGTAGATGGAATTATCATTCAAAAAAAGGGTGGTGCTCCTGTAAATGGAGACACTATTAAAACTAGTGCCGGTGCTGTCTTTAAAATGCCAATCTGTAAGGTAGACCACATTAAAGATGCTATGTTTTATATGCAAGCCTCTGGAATAAAAGTTATTGCTGCTACAGAAAAAACAGATAATTTGATGTACGATGTTTCTTTTAAAGAATCTTGTGCCATTATTATGGGATCTGAAGGAAAAGGAATTAATCCATCGGTATTAAAGTTAGTAGATGAAAAAGCTAAACTACCTTTATTAGGAGAAATTGGTTCGTTAAATGTATCTGTTGCTTGCGGTGCATTTTTATACGAAGCATTAAGACAACGCCGCTAG
- a CDS encoding SusD/RagB family nutrient-binding outer membrane lipoprotein has translation MKKLKYIFLLALMLPTLVMNTSCDTNFEEINTNPNDPATVPSTLLLAGILRSSANEVQNYFLAGESASCWVQHLGKPVYNDSELYIPRQGSIENFWNVFYVSNINNATLMYDLAQEEGNNDMQGIALVMKAYAFQLLTDTFGDVPFTEATQASTTGNTTPVYDDSKVVYAGILDMLDEAMTLIDGTGTIDAGQDLLYGGDYMSWKRFAASLKFRVLMRVSADASGFNVASELQSLVDSGLLFTSNSDQAAMTFLSTSPNANPYFEGLVDGGRTNEWCLGETLVEYMLASNDPRLAVYAQEVGGNGSGNGYVGKPAGIANVGETIYGDSNNVSLIGEKYLEATQPAYFMSYAQVKLLMAEAAEKGFISGDAATYYAEGITASCADNGVSTGDLSLFYSGGATGLKQIAEQEWVALYMQGNESWAEYLRTGYPELPLAIDAVQPTIPTRYNYPGAEQSLNNANYSAAADAIGGDTLVTELWWQN, from the coding sequence ATGAAAAAACTTAAATATATATTCTTACTGGCATTGATGTTACCTACTTTGGTAATGAATACCAGTTGTGACACAAATTTTGAGGAGATCAATACCAACCCTAATGATCCCGCTACCGTACCGAGCACCTTACTATTAGCAGGTATCTTAAGATCTTCTGCTAATGAAGTTCAAAATTATTTCTTAGCTGGAGAATCTGCATCTTGTTGGGTACAACATTTAGGAAAACCAGTATATAACGATAGTGAATTATACATACCACGCCAAGGTAGTATTGAAAATTTCTGGAATGTATTCTACGTTTCTAACATCAATAATGCGACGTTAATGTATGATTTAGCTCAAGAAGAAGGAAATAACGATATGCAAGGTATAGCGTTAGTAATGAAAGCTTATGCATTTCAATTGTTAACAGATACTTTTGGAGATGTTCCGTTTACTGAAGCTACTCAAGCATCTACAACAGGTAATACAACTCCAGTTTACGACGACAGTAAAGTTGTTTATGCAGGAATTTTAGACATGCTTGATGAAGCAATGACATTAATTGATGGCACAGGAACTATTGATGCAGGACAAGATTTACTTTATGGTGGAGACTACATGTCTTGGAAACGTTTTGCTGCTTCTTTAAAGTTTAGAGTTTTAATGCGTGTATCTGCTGATGCTAGCGGGTTTAATGTAGCTTCAGAATTACAAAGTTTAGTAGATTCTGGTTTATTATTTACCAGCAATTCAGATCAAGCTGCAATGACATTCTTATCAACATCTCCAAATGCAAACCCATATTTTGAAGGTTTAGTAGATGGTGGTCGTACTAACGAGTGGTGTTTAGGAGAAACTTTAGTAGAATATATGCTAGCGAGTAACGACCCTAGACTAGCAGTATACGCACAAGAAGTTGGCGGAAATGGATCTGGAAATGGTTACGTAGGTAAACCAGCTGGTATTGCAAATGTTGGAGAAACTATTTATGGAGATTCTAACAATGTATCTTTAATTGGAGAAAAATACCTAGAAGCTACACAACCAGCTTACTTTATGAGTTATGCACAAGTTAAATTATTAATGGCTGAAGCTGCAGAAAAAGGATTTATTTCTGGAGACGCTGCAACTTACTACGCTGAAGGTATTACAGCTTCTTGTGCAGACAACGGAGTTTCTACAGGAGACTTATCTTTATTTTATAGCGGTGGCGCTACAGGTTTAAAGCAAATTGCAGAGCAAGAATGGGTTGCTTTATATATGCAAGGAAACGAATCTTGGGCTGAGTATTTAAGAACGGGATATCCAGAATTACCTTTAGCTATTGATGCCGTACAACCAACTATCCCTACGCGTTATAACTACCCAGGAGCAGAACAATCTCTAAATAACGCAAACTACTCTGCAGCAGCAGACGCAATTGGAGGAGATACTTTAGTAACTGAACTTTGGTGGCAAAATTAA
- a CDS encoding SusC/RagA family TonB-linked outer membrane protein: protein MKTKFSGILTLFLAFVVQLTFAQEKLISGTVSDEAGLPLPGVNIIIKGTSQGTQSDFDGNYSLSASSGDVLSFSFMGYKSKTITVGTSTTINLTMTEDLSELDEVVVTALGIKRDEKALGYSSQEVSSEQLVTVRDANVVNSLSGKVAGINVTNASGAVGSESRIVIRGISSISGNTQPLIIVDGVVLDNSSYGNSSSSGGNSTPNGLADINQDDIASMNVLKGGAATSLYGMRGANGVIVITTKSGNTKSDQLGIEISSNVSFENAYVLPEYQNSYGQGFDTTYFEYVDGVTGDGGIDESWGAPLDVGYEFIQWDSFDGEAKPWVSHPDNVKNFYETGITTNNNIAFSKSGDGYNGRVSMGMTDQKGIIYNTDLRKYNFGGKLNFDLSDKWSVGLSVNYTKTESSNLPSLGYGDANNQIGQLVWSGRNVDFQALKDYENLPLGYASGSDTATPINWNLAYNNNPYWALDNNTNTFDRNRILGNVNITYQITDDLSLTAQTGIDYFSSLDTSRRAFGTYESTRGSYEETQRTRYEINSQAILNYNIDFTEKFNTSLSIGGQSMVNNYHRLYMEASELQVPDVYNISNTRDGVTPGLEQTQTDQKINSGFGIAQFSYDDVVFLDLTGRNDWASVLPTSKNSFFYPGANLSAIVSDMIGMNNSFLKLRAGWAKVGSSGPLSPYSLEPAYSFGTAWGTTPVASSPTTLWNPNIKNETTEEIEVGFDTRLFSNRLRLDFTYYDKETSDVIMAKEISGASGNLYFWDNAATLTNKGFEVTLGADIIRNPGDGFNLGITANFARNRNKAQDIDDDPTTNDGSIVLGGLWNVDIQAKEGEAVGAIYGPAFARNEDGEIIYSNGLPTQDPTYQVLGNINPDWTGGLNIDMSYKNIRFSTLFDVKWGGDIYSQTNSWGNYAGVLAETLPGRETGIVGKGVKSDGNGGWVANDVVQTASTFYGTTYGPNIAEAAVYDASFVKWRELALFYDFPLKKWASTGVNQLSLGVTVRNLAILYKKAPNIDPESAFSNSTGAQGLEYAQVPSTRSIGINLNVKF, encoded by the coding sequence ATGAAAACAAAGTTTAGTGGAATTCTAACGCTGTTTCTAGCGTTTGTTGTGCAACTAACATTTGCACAAGAAAAATTAATTTCAGGGACTGTTTCGGACGAAGCCGGCCTACCTCTCCCTGGGGTTAACATTATTATTAAAGGTACCTCTCAAGGTACACAATCTGATTTTGACGGTAACTATTCATTATCTGCATCAAGTGGAGATGTGTTATCATTCTCATTTATGGGATACAAATCAAAAACAATTACAGTTGGAACTTCAACAACTATTAATTTAACAATGACTGAAGATTTATCAGAACTTGATGAAGTTGTTGTAACTGCATTAGGTATTAAAAGAGATGAAAAAGCATTAGGGTATTCATCTCAAGAAGTATCTTCAGAACAACTTGTAACTGTTAGAGATGCAAACGTAGTAAACTCTTTAAGTGGTAAAGTAGCTGGTATAAACGTAACAAACGCTTCTGGAGCTGTAGGTTCTGAAAGTAGAATTGTTATTCGTGGTATTTCATCTATTAGTGGTAATACACAACCTTTAATTATTGTAGATGGTGTTGTATTAGACAACAGTAGCTACGGTAACTCTTCATCATCTGGGGGAAACAGTACACCTAATGGTTTAGCAGATATTAACCAAGACGATATCGCTTCTATGAACGTTTTAAAAGGTGGTGCTGCGACATCATTATATGGTATGCGTGGAGCTAATGGTGTTATTGTAATCACAACAAAATCAGGAAATACAAAATCAGATCAATTAGGTATTGAAATTTCTAGTAATGTAAGTTTTGAAAATGCTTATGTATTACCAGAATATCAAAACTCTTATGGACAAGGATTTGATACAACGTATTTTGAATATGTAGACGGTGTAACTGGAGATGGTGGTATCGACGAAAGTTGGGGTGCACCTTTAGATGTAGGATACGAATTTATACAATGGGATTCTTTTGATGGTGAAGCAAAACCATGGGTATCTCATCCAGATAACGTTAAAAACTTCTATGAAACAGGGATTACTACAAATAACAACATTGCTTTTTCTAAAAGTGGAGATGGTTATAACGGGCGTGTTTCTATGGGTATGACAGACCAAAAAGGTATTATTTATAATACAGATTTAAGAAAATACAACTTTGGTGGTAAATTAAATTTTGATTTATCAGACAAATGGAGTGTAGGTCTATCTGTAAACTATACTAAGACAGAAAGTAGCAACTTACCATCTTTAGGTTATGGAGATGCTAACAACCAAATTGGTCAATTAGTATGGAGTGGTCGAAATGTAGATTTCCAAGCTCTAAAAGATTACGAAAACCTACCTTTAGGTTATGCTTCAGGATCTGATACTGCAACACCTATTAACTGGAACTTAGCATACAACAACAACCCATATTGGGCTTTAGACAACAATACAAATACATTTGATAGAAATAGAATATTAGGTAACGTTAATATTACTTATCAAATTACAGACGATTTAAGCTTAACTGCACAAACAGGTATCGATTACTTCTCTTCTCTAGACACTTCTAGAAGAGCTTTTGGTACATATGAAAGTACAAGAGGTTCTTACGAAGAAACACAACGTACACGTTACGAAATTAACAGTCAAGCAATCTTAAACTACAATATAGATTTTACAGAAAAATTCAATACAAGCTTAAGTATTGGAGGACAATCTATGGTTAATAATTACCATCGTTTATACATGGAAGCTTCGGAATTACAAGTTCCAGATGTATATAATATTTCTAATACAAGAGATGGTGTAACACCTGGTTTAGAACAGACACAAACAGATCAAAAAATTAATTCAGGATTTGGTATTGCTCAATTCTCTTACGACGATGTTGTATTTTTAGATCTTACAGGTCGTAATGACTGGGCATCTGTATTACCTACATCAAAAAACAGTTTCTTCTACCCAGGAGCAAACTTAAGTGCAATTGTAAGTGATATGATTGGAATGAACAACTCATTCTTAAAATTAAGAGCAGGTTGGGCAAAAGTAGGTAGCTCAGGACCATTATCTCCATATAGTTTAGAGCCAGCTTATTCATTTGGTACAGCTTGGGGAACTACTCCTGTAGCCTCTTCTCCTACAACATTATGGAATCCTAATATTAAAAATGAAACGACCGAAGAAATTGAAGTTGGTTTTGATACAAGATTATTCTCTAATCGCTTACGTTTAGACTTCACTTACTACGACAAAGAAACTTCTGACGTAATTATGGCAAAAGAAATTTCAGGAGCATCTGGTAACCTATATTTCTGGGATAATGCTGCTACATTAACAAATAAAGGTTTTGAAGTAACTTTAGGCGCAGATATTATCAGAAATCCTGGAGACGGGTTTAATTTAGGAATTACAGCAAACTTTGCTCGTAACCGAAATAAAGCACAAGATATTGACGACGATCCAACAACAAACGATGGAAGTATTGTTTTAGGAGGATTATGGAATGTAGATATTCAAGCAAAAGAAGGTGAAGCCGTAGGTGCAATTTACGGTCCTGCTTTTGCAAGAAACGAAGATGGTGAAATTATTTACAGTAATGGTTTACCAACACAAGATCCTACTTACCAAGTATTAGGTAACATTAACCCAGACTGGACTGGAGGTTTAAATATTGATATGTCTTACAAAAACATCAGATTCTCTACATTATTCGATGTAAAATGGGGAGGAGATATTTATTCTCAAACCAACTCATGGGGTAACTATGCTGGTGTATTAGCAGAAACTTTACCTGGAAGAGAAACTGGTATTGTTGGTAAAGGTGTAAAATCTGACGGTAATGGCGGTTGGGTAGCTAACGATGTTGTACAAACAGCTTCTACATTCTACGGAACAACTTACGGACCTAATATTGCAGAAGCAGCAGTATACGATGCATCTTTTGTAAAGTGGAGAGAATTAGCTTTATTCTATGATTTCCCATTAAAAAAATGGGCTAGCACAGGAGTTAACCAATTATCATTAGGTGTAACTGTACGTAACTTAGCCATCTTATACAAAAAAGCACCAAACATCGATCCAGAATCTGCATTTAGTAACAGTACAGGTGCACAAGGTTTAGAATATGCGCAAGTACCTTCTACACGTAGTATTGGTATTAACTTAAATGTTAAATTTTAA